The sequence aaggaaacagtttggaaaaatattgagcagtttcttttttatagcatttttaattccgtaaagctatatggcggaccctttatatggAGCCGCGATCATTCGATATAGCAAAAGTTcacgatttaccaaatattggcaaatatttctgaaagaaatattccagtattgactattttgatttgataTGTTCAATCttagttgtaaattttttgtcatCGTTAAGAAAaatggcatatgggcggctcgttttatgaatgaaagtactttgctcttagaactgtgagctcgaatttatcaatgaactttttgatgatgagtttttattGTACTATACAATAGTTGGAACTGTTCAACGACTGTTTTAGACTGTTCCGcgccatggcaactagaatcatggccgctacagctgagcctattaatgcatttgttcttgtagttgctaggcatagaatttcaGCTTTgcacgacatacgcatttacaggaataaagtgagtgggcTGTGTGTGCGGgcgtatgtacatgcatatgtgtttttttttttttttttttttttttttttatggaggtggcacaaagcattgaaagccgaaaagtgtgcgACTTTCCTTTCGGCTCACCCACTaaccgcgggacaaccgttaagtagtacttcaCGGAAGGGgaagcggcctattgcctcttcatgaagatctgcgctgttgttcagcgcgacgcagtttggagattattatttttgccatattacatacagcggaccaataTTCTTCGGACTCTATCATAATATcgactaggttatcagccgtaattggcttccccaccctagtgcttagTTCCTCCCTTTCTACCGCAAATCGCGGACGgacaaacaaaacatgttctgcgtcttctgcagctggtgcacaatgagaacagtacgggtcgtcttcgtgGGTTACGGGTCAACTTTGTACCGCGTGTCGTAGTTATTTGGGAACCTTTCTTCGCCGTGCTTCCTTATTTCACAGATTGCCCTCTAGGGCTTGTCCGTGGGCATCCCCAGTTAACAGCCCAAGCGTTGAAATCACCGGCTACGATGACAGGTCTATGCTCCTTTACATCCTGGGCGAGGTTCTCCAGGATGCCTGTTGCTTCCAGCAGAGTTAAGCTGGGTGGTAGATAGCAGCTGTAAATGTATGTGCCTTCCACGCGCGCACGTACGAATCCGCGGGCTGCATTCACGCTCATCAGTTGGGATCTATTTGCTCCACAGTTCCAAATCGTTGACTTGCCTGTTGTGTCAGAGGCCCAGCCGTTACCTGTTTTGTGTTTATAGGGCTCACTAAGTATAGCAACATCTATTTTGTGTTCCCGTATAGTCTGCTCGAGTAGGTCCTGGGCGCTTTCACAGTGGTTAAGATTTAGTTGCAAGATCTTCATTTCTGCCGAATTTCTTTAAGAGCTCTCAGATATTGAGGGCACTTACTGCTGGTCATCGCATGCGCCGTATCGCTTTCCTTTTTCTTCTTGCACATTATACAGCTTGCTGTTTGTGTGCAGTTTTTGGCCTGGTGATCCTTGTTACCACATTTGAAGCAGGTGTTACTAAGGTCAGCTGAGCTTTTACAGCTTACTGCCACATGCCCATATTCCATGCATTTAAAGCATCTTTTTGGCTCGATCTTTTCCCGTATGCGGCAAATTACGAGACCTATGCGGATTTTATTAGCTTCCGCCAGCTTGGTAGCGATTTCCGGTGTTACTTTTAGCGTCGCCGTTTGCGTTCCTCCGTAAGCTTTTCGCAGACCCAAAATGGCTGAGATAGGTATCTCCAGCTCTTGGAGTTGTCTTGCTACCGCGTCGTGAACTTCTTCCTTTGTCGTGATTTCATCGAAGTCACGAATTTCCACCTGCCTCAGCTCTGTAAGTGCCCTGACATCTACACTTTCTCCTAGAGCCGCCTTAACAGCTTCATGGACTCTTGAGGTATTTGGGTCGGATGTTTTTTCCAGCAGAAGCAGTAACTCTCCTTTCGTAGTTTTTTTGACTCCTTGTATGTTGTTACTAAGCTCCTTAAGACTTGGCTCTGTCTTAACGCGCTTCAAAATTTCGGCATATGAGATGTTACCAGCGCTTTTGACCACGATAGCGTCCTTACGTGGTGGTCTTCTCCGTCTTCTACTGCTTTTGGCGTCGTTATTTTCTACTTCCTTAACGTCTCGTTTGAGAGTATTCTGCGGAGAACTCTTTTGATTCTTCTTAGCTTTAACCACCTCCCACTTTCCTGTTTTTTCTTGTTCGTTCGTTTTAACCGGCGTATTCTTTAGGTCTTCGACACGGTTCGTTTTACTTCTTTTCGCTGAGCTTGCTGCAGCGTTATCTATTGCCCTCTTTGGCGTGCAATCTGTGGTACGCTTGATCAGTGGTGATGTTTGGGTACCTTTGTCTCGAATAGCAGAAGTTGCTTCATTCGCTGCTCTTGGGGCCTGGTTCCTCGGGGTAAGGATAGATCTACCTAGCTTTTTATGGAGGTCCGTTATGTTTGCGATCAAATCCCTCATTGGttgattgatatttcgcttcGGAGGCTCCATCATATACGTTAGCTCCTTAACCTTATCGCCAATTGCTTGGTAgatttcttcagccgtcatcgcTTTCAAGAAACCGAAGTGCTGCATACACGGTGACGCCGATCTGGTCCTTCCCGTGTCTGGTGGCGAGTGCGCCAACCTTGAGCTCCTTTGGAAGGGGTTTTTAAGGAGTTCCCCGCAGCCATTATTGCCATCTGCAATAGCTGTTGGGAGTATTAACTCGTGCACTTGTGATGCCGTTTT comes from Anastrepha obliqua isolate idAnaObli1 chromosome 6, idAnaObli1_1.0, whole genome shotgun sequence and encodes:
- the LOC129250297 gene encoding uncharacterized protein LOC129250297, translating into MNTNKTNNSKQQTREEAEVTAKTASQVHELILPTAIADGNNGCGELLKNPFQRSSRLAHSPPDTGRTRSASPCMQHFGFLKAMTAEEIYQAIGDKVKELTYMMEPPKRNINQPMRDLIANITDLHKKLGRSILTPRNQAPRAANEATSAIRDKGTQTSPLIKRTTDCTPKRAIDNAAASSAKRSKTNRVEDLKNTPVKTNEQEKTGKWEVVKAKKNQKSSPQNTLKRDVKEVENNDAKSSRRRRRPPRKDAIVVKSAGNISYAEILKRVKTEPSLKELSNNIQGVKKTTKGELLLLLEKTSDPNTSRVHEAVKAALGESVDVRALTELRQVEIRDFDEITTKEEVHDAVARQLQELEIPISAILGLRKAYGGTQTATLKVTPEIATKLAEANKIRIGLVICRIREKIEPKRCFKCMEYGHVAVSCKSSADLSNTCFKCGNKDHQAKNCTQTASCIMCKKKKESDTAHAMTSSKCPQYLRALKEIRQK